GGGGTGGAGATTTGACAGGGTAGGCGAATTAATTCGAATCATATTGATACATCTATTTTTGAATCAATTCTCAATGTGCCATTAATACACAAAGAGGTTTTGGATAAGACATTCGACGACGGTACCTAATTTTAGAAGTAGCAAGACCTCAAATACTTCACGGGTCCACGTCCACTGATAATGCGCATCTCCTCAAATCGATAATCGCGCTATTAAATATAAGTATACAGTATATTAAATTTACTCTCGTTAACAAATTTGTGAATTTTCCTAATACCTAATTTGCTTAGAGATAACTAGTCTTCAAATCAACCGTTATCTTGACACTCATTGAATAATTGTTACAACTTTGAACCGCGCACTAAATTAATTCGAATAAATATATCAACAAAATAATCTATTAAAGTTGGGATTCTAAGGCGCAATCTTCACATGTATAAATTCCTCTAAGGATGTCAATTGTTAGATTTGAACATACCACTCACTAAGAGACAATGTCAGTTTAAATTGTAATGAGCTTAAGTACCTTCCTAAAGTATTCGAGCAAAAACTCTGCAAAATGATCATTGCTTTTTGCAAACAATGTCCGATAACCTCACTGACGATCAATATTACCATTCACacctcttcatttttttttcatggtgTGCAATAAGCGCCTAACGCGTGTAAAAATCATTTGGATTTTCAAACTATGGTGTTAAATTGTTGTGAGCAGGTTCTACAATCCAATTTATTTagctaaatatttcaaaaattcataCCTAATTATAGAAGAGTGAGGtatatttgtaattaattttttgacattaccAATCACACTATATAAATTTCTACATTACATTAACTTTTCAAACCTGTACCAAGTTAAATGGATTGTGGAACTAGATACACATAATTTTCCAAAGAAAGTTCAAAAATCAGAAACATGTAAACTGTATCTAATTTGAGGACATATTAGACCTTACCTGTACCCTTCTTAGTTGGgaccaaaaatttaatttatctaaaaaaactTCCGAAGGGGCGCACTGTCACAGGCTCTCACTTAATATTAGTCATGTATTAATTCTGAGAATAATGCTGCACCGCGTGATTTTAAGCAATAATTACGAAATTAGggtaaattacagaaaaccccctataataacccgctttttacTTTCCCTTGACATCTTAAAAACCTTACCTTTCGCCCCCTGGATTCCATAAAATGACTCAATGTCGCACTTCAACCCCGTACCGTCTAGCGGCTTCCAGTCAGGGGTTCTcgtaagaaaatattttttctataccGGAAAATACCCCCTCCGCTATTCCTCTGATGCCTTCGTCTCCGTCCGCTCGCCGCTTCGCGCCTCCCACCGCCTCGCCGGTCTCCACTGCTTCCGCCCAATCGCCTACAACCTGCTTCGCTCCTCCCTCCGCCGACCTCCGCTTCGCTCgtgtccctggcctcaccctccCTCCAATCCAACACCGCACTCACTCGAGTATCTTCCCTCACTGTCGCCCAGAAAATCGCAGGGGCCGACAGACCGAGTACCTGTTAGGAGGACGAGGGCACGccaggtggagaagaaattggagagaTCGCATTGAGCCGACTTGAGGAAATGCGTCGCGGACTCGAAGATGGCGGGCTGAGAAAGGTCAGGAACGAAGACAACCCAATGGCGCAGGCGgcaaatggtcattttacaacCGTAACCCCCATAGTGAACATATTTCTCATTTTACAAGGGAGGCCAAAGTGTTACGGTTTTTAATGTCAGGGGGCGGGAAACGTGAAAAAGCCCGCCGCGTTATATATAGGggatttttctgtaatttagccatggAGAATTATTAATTAACCTTTTATCCTATATATAACATTATAGTTTCAGACAATAATACCTAATGAGCAAcaaaatctatatttgtttaAATATACAAGGGTTATCTGCTAACTATCACCTCTTTAAGTTTCTAAATTTTACAACATCAACTTTAATATAGCATTGCACAACTTGACATTCCCCGCCAAATTAGTTTGTTTTGCCTAtgatttttaagttgaaaattattttcagttgAGTtgcaattcaaaatataataaattttttatcgctGTTTGTTTGATAAAAAGTAAATGATTTTAGAATTATGATCAACCCACTTTTCTAAttgttttatcaaaattttcatagtAATACATAAGAGAAGGCGAAACAAAGATATAGCAgtaatttttaggaaaaacttcaaaaaccccctctatggtttcacactttttcattttagtaccctgtggtttaaagtgtatcaagttagtaccctgtggtttctcactttatcactttagtaccccgtggtttaaagtgtatcaagttagtactctgtggttttgcactttatcactttagtaccctgtggtttcacactttatcactttagtatcctatagtttaaaaaaccacagggtactaatttgatacaaaatcaaaaccacagagtactaaagtgataaaatgcaaaaccacagggtactaacttgatacactttaaaccacagagtactaaaatgataaagtgagaaaccacaaaatactaacttgatacattttaaaccacagggtactaaagcgaaaaaaattgaaaccacaaggggggtttttgaagttttccctaatttttattacttttttattattttttttcattatagaCTTTGTCGACACCCAGAGTAAAGCCACTTACACCATTATATTTTGgtaaaatagatgaaaatacAATTTAGGTCAAATCAAACAACAGAAGTTGGCGTTCAGAGAAAAACAATTTCACCTCCAACTACTGAAATATTTGGTTGGTTTGTATCTTTCTTAGATTTTTGTGTGGACCCTCCCAAATTCCTTTCTTTGACCCTCATTTAGTCCAATATTTTGgctaatataaataaaagaaaaactccAAATACCATTTACgtagtttcgcattttttcatttcagtaccatgtagtttaaagtatattactTTAGCATCCTGtggtttattttccttttttgttatcctctccgttaatttttttcgttaaattagtgataaagttaaaattaaagggtagtaaagtgaatattcgataaactatagaagtgatatttgaagttctttttatatgatttaacaTAAAGTTAACGGAGATActgaagaaaatagaaaaataataacgGAGTTAATCATAATATAAAATTCCAAGTGATTTCTCaactttagattaaaaaaataaattaagcttaATTACACTCTATTACACTATATTTTGTTATAGGTTTCTCCActtttaacattttattatttttttccaaaaaaaccATCGTATTACTATGATTCATTAATCTCtatattgtattttaaatttatttttttctatcttgtattattttcttttctcataaATATGATTGAACTATTTTTTTGGCAATATATCTACATTACCATTgataaatctattattttagacaaaatCTAGCAACTTTATTAAGAAGTACTAgtcaaatgataaaaaataaaataaaataaattgttatgATAGACTCATTTGAAATTTGTATTAAgctattttcaacttttttttttgttggttttaacatattttatttttttgtcaaaatgaGTTGAATATATGCTGGATTACTTTCactcaatatttttaaataatttttatttaaaattataaatttatttctaatagtGTAGTTTAGCATAATTAAGTCAAAAATGTATTTGATAAGAAGatggatcaaaaccaaagaaaCAGAGACCCCACAGTTTCAGTTGTGGACTGGGGATAGGGGTGGCCAAGAGAAACAAAAAGGCTACTTTTGCAACTAtcaattattttctatataaaacatttatttacattttttctCCATTTTGCTCTATGCCTCAAATAGgttattttctcaaattttttcaTCTAAATTAACAGCCGAAGACAGTTGAAGGTTCGTTTGGGATTGTGAAAAAACTATACATTGCGTGCggtaaaaaagtataataaaaaaataccttatttgtttttatacgtaatattgtgttccgcatatcgcgatgagttgattacgatatattttctatggtTTCAACGGAGAATACAAAAGTATATtcctatatttatttttatcccaaCTCTTTTATATCTAATAGAGTCATAtgggcctcaataccaaatttAGACTGAAACAAACGTAGCGCTGTGTGGGAGGGATAAAAATATACCATGCCTTTTGAACTACGGTACGTTTTGAACTAACCCCTTCCTTATAACtttaattcaaaatctaaattaaaatttaaaatccacaattaaagattaaaatctaaattaaaatttgatgtggaatctaaatttagatttgaaattcaaattcaaatattaaatttgaatttagaatggagtcaaaatctaaaattgaattttgaaattttaaattaaaaatcaaaatttgaatttgaagcaaaatctaaaatttgactTTCTATGTTGTCTAGGGATTAAGTGAATATTTGGCCTAActtctgaaaagtgatttttagACTACGAGTGATTTTCAACTCAATAGGGAATTTGAATAtttaccatgtggttttatttttctctttttattatctgctccactaatttttttcgttaaattagtaacaaagttaaaactaaagggtattaaagtgaatattcaataaactataagttgggtatctaaaattttttttgtatataatttaacaaaaaattaactgaGGGGagctgacaaaaagagaaaaataaaaatacataatattaaattaatatactttaaactatagagtactaaagtgaaaaaatacaaaactacataggtggtatttaaaatttacctgaaatattattatatatcaaatcaaaaaaaaattattaaataattttacaaagaagttttagaaatattatttttcatataaatttagccaaacgctctattctttttaactaaaattaatttttcaaactaaaattatcTCTTCccactttttttaaatttaggccAAATAGACAGGTCAAATATGCTCTCAGTAGGTAAGTTTCCTAGGGGGCTAGGGGCACAAATGTACTTAAACCttccttttcatttttaaaattaacccACCAGGAATAACATATTTGGAAAACattttaaaacataataaataaataaacatagaagagagagaggcttattaagaaggagaggagaggggaggtgGGAGGAGACGAAGAGGAGGGTGAAGGGTCGAAGAAGaacgtagaaaaaaaaaaagagtgaaaaaaatcGTCGTGCTCCCGAGATCCAACCTACTTACTAAAAATTCTCCCAAATTCCGCCATTAAATCCCTTGAAATCCGAAACCCACATCCAAAATCGCCCTCTCCACATTCCCCACGCCCCAAAATCTCACCTTCCCTAGAAGTTTTCCCTCTCGATTCGTCTCCCCCTGTTCCCAATTTCTCCTAATTTTGATTCGACCAATCTTTTATTAGTTTTCGTCGCAATCCTGCATTACGAGCccccaaaattcaaaattttcgctCGAATTTCGATCGAATTTGTGGTCAATTCTCGGATTCAGGGGCATGTGaggattttggattttgggtttttttttttttatttttttattttttgggtggATGTGTGGGGGGGGGGGCGTATATGGCGAGGAGCAGGGACCGCGTCCGCCTTCAACTGTGGGCGCGTGATCTTCGAGACGACCAGCACCACGCTCGCCAACGCCGGCCGCGACTCCATGCTCGGCGCCTCCTCGACGACTCCTGGAAACCTCTcagcggcgggggcgggggcggcggcggcggaggcccgATCCCGGAGTACTTCATCGACCGTAACCGGCGTGCTTCGGGGTGCTCTCTGGACCTGCTCCGCACGCGGCGAGCTGCACGTGCGGCGCACGTGCCGGAGCGGCTCCTCCTCCGCGAGCGCTCTTCTACGGGCCTGCTCGGGCACGTCGCCGCGCCGCGCGCGGGCCGCCCGCTCGACGGTCCCGCCTGCAGCTCGCCCGCTCCGTCCCGGCCGCGCCCCGGCGACGGCACCGCCGTCGCGCCTCCCCCGACGGCGGTGCTGCGGGCCACGGTTGCCTCGCCCACGTCTACGACTGGGCCCTCCACCCCCACCCCCGCTCTCCCTCGACCACAGCCCTCAACGACGCCGCCTTCCTCTCcccccgcctcctcctcctctccgccgcgagcgcgccgcccccgcccccctGCTCCGGCCTCGCCCCTGTTACGCCCACTCCTCCGCCCTCCTCACGTTTCCCCTCTCCACCGGCGGCCAGCCCAAGTCCTTCACGCCGGCGCCCTCGCCCTCGACGACGCCGCCGACGCCGTCTTCTCAAGCTGCAAGGCCGCTTCAACGAGTACGGCGTCGGCCGTCTGGGACGCCGCCTCCGGCGCCAGTCCACTTCTTCTACTCAGCCCCCCGGCTGCCCCCTCGGCGACGCCGACAACCCCCTTTCGTCCTCCGCTGCCTCATGCGTCGCCTCCCTCTTCCCCGCACGAACGACTGCTTCCATCGCCTCCTCGACTTCCGCTCCCGCGGCCGCCACTTCCTGAACCCGACCGGCGCCACCCTCTGCCCCTTCGCCACCTCCTCCCCCTCGACGACAAGCGCGTCCTCCACGCCATCGCCACCGACGACAACCGCTCCGTCTGCGTCGTCAACCAGTACGACGACCTCGGCTTCATCGACCTCCGcaccagcgccgccgccgccgccgccgtgcggTGGAGCTCGCGCAGCAAGCTCACGAACCGCAAGGTGGCggcgtcctccgccgccgccgccgccgcggtggAGAGCTGCTACCCGAAGCTCGCCATGCACAACGGGCAGCTCTTCTCGTCCATGAACGACAGCATCTCCGTCTTCTGCGGGCCCGAGTTCGTGCTCACGTCCACGCTCCGCCGCAGCTACGGCGGCCCCATCTGCGACTTCTCGATCGGCGGCGACCGCCTCTTCGCGCTGCACAACGAGGAGAACGTGTTCGACGTTTGGGAGACCCCGCCCGCGCCGATCATCATCTAGAATTCCATTGTAATTCTTgtcaatctttcttttttctgttttttcttttttgggttcTCTCTGATGATCATCAATTTGTTGTTCATctatttgttgttgttattgCTGTTACAAGTGTTAATATGAGGAGGaaaccaaagaaagaaagaaagaaagaaagaatagttCTCATCTCATGTTCTAATGCAGGTGTTTCATGACACAAGTAAGTAGTTGATATGATTTTAACTGGGTTTCTAATCTGTGTTATATATGTGATTAAAATTTAACCTTGCTACTATTTGAAATTgcactcttttcttttttctttttcttttttttttttttgagagagagataggttttcgtttattttatttagaaataaacttagctgaaaatgtgaatcaactagaattcgaatttgagaccgttggcttaaatgggccaatATTCTGCCCTGTCACGGAAGGCCATATTGGGCCCAATCatattcgaaatgacgtgaggttgggtgggccgagtcat
Above is a window of Ananas comosus cultivar F153 unplaced genomic scaffold, ASM154086v1, whole genome shotgun sequence DNA encoding:
- the LOC109704478 gene encoding LOW QUALITY PROTEIN: BTB/POZ domain-containing protein At2g24240-like (The sequence of the model RefSeq protein was modified relative to this genomic sequence to represent the inferred CDS: inserted 4 bases in 4 codons; deleted 3 bases in 2 codons), coding for MARSRDRVRFNCGRVIFETTSTTLANAGRDSMLGAXLDDSWKPLSGGGGGGGGGGPIPEYFIDRNRRASGCSLDLLRTRRAARAAHVPERLLLRERSSTGLLGHVAAPRAGRPLDGPACSSPAPSRPRPGDGTAXRASPDGGAAGHGCLAHVYDWALHPHPRSPSTTALNDAAFLSPRLLLLSAASAPPPPPCSGLAPAQVLHAGALALDDAADAVFSSCXGRFNEYGVGRLGRRLRRQSTSSTQPPGCPLGDADNPLSSSAASCVASLFPXTNDCFHRLLDFRSRGRHFLNPTGATLCPFATSSLDDKRVLHAIATDDNRSVCVVNQYDDLGFIDLRTSAAAAAAVRWSSRSKLTNRKVAASSAAAAAAVESCYPKLAMHNGQLFSSMNDSISVFCGPEFVLTSTLRRSYGGPICDFSIGGDRLFALHNEENVFDVWETPPAPIII